ATAAATCACTTTCTCCCCCACGATACAATAGCCCCCGTTTAAAGTAACATAACCGTCAAATTGCAAGTCTTCTAAATTATTAATAGCCAACAATTGCCTCCCACTCGCAATGAATACCCGAATACCTTTGGCACGCAAAATAGCAATTGCTCTCTTCGTAGAATCCGGAACCCGATGTGTCTTAAAGCTAACCAACGTCCCGTCAATATCAAAAAATACAGCTTTTATCATATCATCCTAATTTCAACGCGAAAATACAGATTTACACAACAATTCTCATTGACCTAAATCAAAATTTATAGGAAGAAGAAAACAGTCGGGAATGATATGGTATCGAAAAGAAGGCAGTATTTCTAGTTTTGGTGTGATGATCTCTGCCGGAAGCCGACTGTTTTCTAAAGTTCTAATTTGTCTTCTTGACAAAGTTAAAGCATTTATTCCAACATTGCAATAATTTGAATCCTTTTTTCAACAAAATTATCACAGCACAGCAACATCATGACAAATTCATCATACATACAACAATAGATTACTCCTTTTATTTCTTCTCTTCCTCCGGGGTCACGTTATCTAACCTAAATTCCAACGCCTTCACCGAAATCAATATCTCTTTCACGGAAATTCCCAATGAAATCACCAACAGCAACAAGGCCACACCGAACGTGTAAACAGCCAAGGTTTGTAGACCGATATAGATAAAAAAGGTACAAACCACGCAAAGCAATAAACTGATCACTCCGTAAATTTGCATCGATCTAGCCATGTAAAGCCGCTTCCGTAAATTATCCAGTTGCAATTTGGTCATCGCACTCGGCCGATTCTCATGTTCTCCCTTCAAATTCCGGATCACTTGGGCATACGCCAGAAAACGATTCGTATAAGCCAGCATGATCAACGATATAGCCGAGAATAAAATAGAAGGTGTTGTCAATGTAAGCTCTTCCATAACCGCAATATTAAATACTAAATACTTTACGGGCACATTCGTACCCCTGATTATACAAGTCCGTTAATTTCGTCACGTCTTGTTCGATCCGATCCACCTCCAACGGTTTCTCCGGACGAATCAAGATTACTTTTTTCTCCCGTTCCAACTGTTCCAAAAAATCAAGCGTCTCGTTATAACGTTTATTCTTTATCCTCAAGCTCTCCCGTAATGCCGGATATTTACGATACATAAACCAAGGCAATGATTTCTCTTTTTCATCTTTCCGGTAACCTTTATTACGAGTTAGGATCACCACGTTACGATCGAATCCGTCAGCTATTGCTTTCCGGATCGGGATGGCATCACAGATTCCCCCGTCCAGCATGGGCTCCTCGTCCACGTAAGAGATCGGACAAACAAAAGGCAGACTGCAAGAGGCCCGACAAATATTCAGCAAACGTACCGGATCATGCTTTTCCTCGAAATAATTCGCCTCTCCCGTCCTACAATTACTCGTCACCATCACGAAACGCTCCGGAGAAGCAAAGTAAGTATCATAATCGTACGGGATAATCCGGGTCGGGAATTCATCAAAAATAAGGTCAAAATCCATGATACTCCGTTTCGTGAAAAAATAACGGAAACCGATATAATGGTACTTATCCAACAAATCAATATTACACGTCTTCGCCCGCCCCCGCTGACGGGAGGCATAGGAAAGCCCGTTACACGCCCCGGCAGAAACTCCGATCGTGTAAGGGAAATAAACCTTTTTATCCATCAAGAAATCTAACGCCCCGGCAGTAAATACGCCTCTCATTCCACCACCTTCAAGTACTAATCCCGTATGTGCATCTAATATCATAACCAACAAACATTTTTATCTTCTTTCGAAACAGGTGGAGCCACGTCCCACACATCACTCAAATCCGGCCCTTCACTTCCGGCGGTATACGTTCGCAAATGTTCTCCCGGATGTTCCCGCCAATAGTTCACGATCGGATCGATAAACTTCCAACTGGCCTCCAAGGCATCATCCCGCGTGTAAAGCATCGAATCTCCCTGCATGGCATCCAGCAACAAACGCTCGTAGGCTCCCGGCAGATAATTGTTACAAAGCGAGGCATACAGGAAATCCATCCCCACTTGTTTCACCGTAAAGCCGCCACCCGGCATTTTCAACCCAAACTTCAACATCACCCCTTCATCCGGTGTCATACGAATAATCAACTGATTACAAGACGAACCCTCACATTGTCCCTGAAATAACTTATGCGGCGTGGATTTGAAATGAATTACCACCCCGGAACGCTTGTTTTTCAAACGCTTGCCCGTGTATATATAAAACGGCACATGACTCCACCGCCAGTTGTCAATAAAAACTTTCAACGCCACGTAAGTCTCCATATCGGAATTCGGGGCAACATCTTTTTCCTGCAAATATCCAACCACGGGCTGCCCTTTCGATTCTCCGGCCACGTATTGCGCCCGGACAACATTACGAGGAATATCCTCCCCTTTCCATTGGCGAAGTGAACGTAACACCTTTACCGTCTCGTCCCGAATCACCTCCGGTTCCATCGTCGCCGGGGATTCCATAGCCACGAAAGCCAACAACTGCATCAGATGGTTCTGCACCATATCCCGCAAAGCTCCCGTTGTCTCGTAATATTTCCCCCGGTTCTCGATTCCGAGCGATTCCAAAGCGTATATCTCCACGTAATCCACGTAGTTCCGGTTCCACAAGGACTCGAATATCTCGTTCGCAAAACGCAAAACCAATATATTCTGTACCGTCTCTTTCCCCAAAAAGTGGTCTATTCGATAAATCTCCTGTTCACAGAATACCTGCAACAAGGATTGATCCAATTCTTTCGCAGTCTCCAAACTCGTCCCGAAAGGTTTTTCCACCACAATCCTGTGCCACCCGCCCCGTTCCTTAACACCAAACAAGCAACTTCTCCCGATATATTTCGTGATTGCCTGTTGCGAATTCGGAGGGGTTGCCAGATAATATACCACCCGCATCGGGATGGCATTTTCCTCCATCAAAAACATCACCCGCTCTCCCAACTCATCGGCTCCTTCCACGGGATCAAAAGGTTGATAGTACACTTTCTGTAAAAAACGATCCACCTCTTCCCCGTTCAATCCCTTATCCCCTTTCAACTCCTGCAACATCGAACGGATAGACAAACGGAACTCGTCATCACTCATGGATTTCCTCGAAGTTCCCAAAATAACAAAACGTTCCGGCAACATCTGCCGCACGTGTAACTCGTATAAAGAGGGCATCAACATTCGTTTGGTTAAATCACCCGATGCCCCGAATATGACTAATACCTGATCCTCCGGTCTATTCATAATTACACATTATAAGTTCCTGAAACCGTCTTTCCACCTTTTCCCGTCCAGTCGGTATGGAAAAACTTACCCCTTTCGGCATCCGTACGTTCGTAAGTATGCGCCCCGAAATAATCCCGTTGCGCCTGTATCAGATTCGCCGCAGAAGTAAAATTACGTAACCCGTCAAAATAACTCAACGCCGAGAAAAAACAAGGTGCCGCGATACCATTAAACACGCAATCCACGACCACCCCCCGCAAAGCCGGCAAGGCATTTTCCATTCTCTCGTGGAAAAAAGCATCGAATAACAAGTTCTGCAATCCCGGACTCTTCGTAAATGCTTGGGTAATCCTCTCCAAAAATACAGAGCGAATGATACATCCCTTTCTCCATATTTTAGCGATTGTCCCGTAATCCAGATTCCAACCATTTCGCTCGGAGGCCCTGCGCATCAAGGAAAATCCCTGCGCGTAAGAGATCAGTTTCGCCGCGTACAAGGCGTCCCTCACAGCCTCGATTCCGGAAGTGTTCAAGGTAATGCAAGCCTCCATATCCCCCACCTTACCCGAGGGGTACTGCACGGACGCTCTCTCTCTTTCGTTCACCAAAGACGACATGAAACGGGCAAACACCGCCTCCGACACCAACGTCAACGGGTCCCCCTCATCCAAGGCCGCCATCACACTCCATTTTCCCGTTCCCTTCTGCCCGGCCACATCCAGAATATGATCCAACAAATAGTCTCCGTTCTCTTCCTTGTAATGCAGAATATGTGAAGTAATCTCGATCAAAAAGCTATTCAGTTCTCCCCGGTTCCACAACTCAAAAATATCTCCCAAGCCGTCGTTATCCAACCCGGTTCTTTTCTTCAACATGGAATACGCCTCCGCGATCAGTTCCATATCCCCGTACTCGATCCCGTTATGTACCATCTTCACGTAATGCCCTGCCCCGCCGGGACCGATCCATTCGCAACAAGGAGAACCGTCTTCCAATTTTGCCGCAATCGACTGTAATATATCTTTCACTAGTGGCCAAGCCGTCACGGAACCTCCCGGCATGATAGAAGGCCCGTTCAACGCACCCTCCTCTCCCCCGGAAATTCCGGCTCCAATAAAATAGAGGCCCTTCTCTTCCAACATTTTCACCCGACGTTCCGTGTCGTGGTAATCCGAATTTCCCCCGTCAATAATAACGTCCCCCGGAGAAAGCCACGGGAGTAACTGCCCGATCAACTCGTCAACCGGATCCCCGGCCTTCACCATTAACATGATCTTCCGCGGCAAGCGTATGGACTCCACGAACTCTTCAATCGTATAGGTCCCGTGGAAACGCTTTCCCTTCCCTCGCCCTTCCACGAAACGGGTTACCACACTTTCTCGGTCCGGGTGAACCCGGTTGTAAACAGAGACTGTGTACCCTTTACTTTCCAAGTTCAAAGCCAAATTCTCTCCCATTACCGCCAATCCGATCAATCCTATATCTGATATTTCCATCATAACAATAATTTATTCGTAACTCTATTGTACGACTATTCCTTTTAATTTGTTCTTAAATATTATAACAAAATTTACACTCGCAGAACATCCTACAAAAAGAGAGCCAAAATTGATCGGTAAACAGAAAATCCCTGACTCTTAATAATCTACCAAATTCCCGAACATCGAAGTACTCAGATACTTTTCTGCCCTATCGGGGAAAATAACTACAATATTGCCCGCATCTATCTGTTCTGCGGTCTTCAGAGCTGCCACCATGGCAGCCCCGCTACTCATCCCGGCAAAAATACCTTCCCAGACAATAATCTCACGAGCCATGGCAATAGCCTCCTCGCTCTCCACCATCACCTGTATATCTATCCGGGAGGGATCGTAAATAGCCGGAACAATCGCCTCTTCCATATTCTTTAGACCTTGAATATAATGCCCCTTCACGGGATGTGCGGACACGACTTTTATATCCGGCTTACATCTTTTCAAGAAACGGGATATTCCCATGATTGTCCCCGACGTTCCCAAGGCACTCACCAAGTAATCTATCTCCCCCTCCATCTGTTGCCAGATCTCGATGGCCGTGTTCTCGTAATGTGCCTGATAATTCCCGGCATTACTGAACTGGTCGGGCATAAAATATTTTCCGGGGTTTTCTTCCACAAGTTGATGCGCCTTCCGAATAGCACCATCCGTCCCCTCCGCCGCGGGAGTCAGAATGACCTTGCCCCCGTACGAACGGATAATCTTTCTTCGCTCCACGGACACCGCCTCACTCATCACAATCTCCACGGGATAACCTTTCACGATACCGATAATGGCCAAACCGATCCCCGTGTTCCCGGAAGTCGGTTCGATAATGGTTTTACCAGGTATCAAACGCCCCTCCCGCTCTGCCTGTTCGATCATCTGCAAGGCGATACGATCTTTAATACTACCCGTGGGATTAAATCCCTCCAACTTGGCGAAAATATTCACGTTCGGGTTCTGACCGAGACGATTAATACGCACCATAGGTGTATGCCCTATGGTTTCAAGAATGTTCTTCTTTACCAACATGATCATTTTTAATTTATGATTTGCGATTTTAGATTACACTCCCCACCCGCCGGTCTGAATACACCAAACCTACCGGAGAGACAATCACTGCCTACCGAAAAACGTTTATAGAAATATAAATGGCAGGATTAAAGACAACAACAACAGCAACAACAAGCACGGCCCATTCCTTTGAAAGATTCAAAGTTCGTTCCCCTCACTTGAAATTGACGATTAGAAATAAATGTTGTCTTCATAAACTTCAGATTTATAATTTATCAAACGACTTGCAATCGTTCATATCGCAAATATAAACAAATTATCTTATCTTCGCACCGCTATTTGAAAATGTAAATCCATTTTCAATTTTCAACTTTCAATTTTCAATTAAATATGATTTCAGTAGACGGATTAACAGTAGAATTTGGAGACAGAGCGCTTTTTAAAGATATTTCATTTGTTATTAACGACAAGGACCGGATTGCCCTCATGGGAAAAAACGGGGCAGGTAAATCCACGTTACTAAAAATTCTAGCGGGAGAACGCCAAGCCTCCCGGGGAAATATCTCCTACCCGAAGGAAACTGTTATTGCTTACCTACCACAACATTTAATGACCCATAACGAAAGAACCGTTTTCGATGAAACGGCACAGGCATTCGCCCACCTTTTCGAGATGGAGAAAGAGATTGAACGGTTGAATCAACAACTCACCGAAAGAACGGACTACGATTCTCCAGAGTATTACAAACTCATTGAAGACGTATCCGCACTCAGCGAGAAGTTTTATAGCATCGACTCCACGCATTACGAGGCGGATGTTGAAAAGGTATTGTTGGGTCTCGGATTCCAACGGGAAGATTTCAACCGCCCGACAGCCGATTTCAGTGGAGGTTGGCGTATGCGTATCGAGTTGGCTAAAATGTTGCTTAAAAACCCGGACGTATTACTACTTGACGAGCCTACCAACCACCTTGACATCGATTCGATTCAATGGTTGGAGGATTTTCTCGTGAATAACGGGAAAGCTGTCGTCGTGATCTCCCACGACCGGACATTTGTTGACAACATCACTACCCGAACGATCGAGGTCACCATGGGCCGTATTTACGACTACAAGGTAAATTACTCCCAATACCTCGTACTACGCCAAGAACGGCGCATTCAGCAACAAAAGGCCTACGACGAACAGCAAAAGATGATCGCCGAGACGAAAGAATTTATCGAGCGTTTTAAGGGGACCTATTCCAAGACCTTACAAGTACAATCCCGCGTGAAGATGTTGGAGAAACTGGAAATATTGGAAGTTGACGAGGAAGACACTTCCGCACTGAGACTGAAATTCCCGCCCGCCCCGAACTCCGGTAAATACCCGGTGATCGCAGAAGAGCTTACGAAAGACTATGACGGACACATCGTGTTCCAAGATGCCCACTTCACGATTGAGAAGGGGGAGAAAGTCGCTTTCGTCGGTCGTAACGGGGAAGGAAAGTCCACGCTAGTAAAATGTATCATGGGAGAAATTCCCTATACCGGAAAACTGACATTGGGATACAACGTGAAGATCGGCTATTTCGCCCAAAACCAAGCCTCTCTCATGGACGAAAGTCTTACCGTTTTCCAGACCATCGATGACGTAACTCCCATGGAGCTGAAACACAAAATCAAGGATATGCTGGGAGCTTTCATGTTCAGCGGTGACGACATCGACAAAAAGGTGAAAGTTCTGTCTGGTGGAGAGCGTACCCGATTGGCCATGATCAAGTTGTTGCTCTCTCCCGTGAACCTGTTGATTCTCGACGAGCCGACCAACCATCTCGACCTCCGTACCAAGGACATCCTGAAAAATGCCTTGAAAGAGTTCGATGGCACCTTGATCGTCGTGTCCCACGACCGTGATTTCCTCACTGGACTCGTCCACAAGGTCTACGAATTCGGTAACAAGAAAGTAAAGGAACACCTCGAAGACATCCAAGGTTTCTTGCGGAAAAAGAAAATGGAAAACCTCCGGGAGATCGAACGCAAAAGCTAAGATATCATTACTATAAAAAATTTATCAAACAACCTCTTATCAAAACTCAAGAGGTTGTTTTTATTTTATCACCAACTCAAACTATCGTAACAGGCACTACTGTAACATTCGTTACAATAGCATCCACAAACCTGTAACTTATCAACTTGAAACTCGCAACTCGCCACAGGCGAAAAAAGAAACGGGGTCTAAAAACAGACCCCGCTCCAGCAAAAAAAATATAAAACACAACATTTATTTCCTATGCTTGTAGCGCACGAAGACCTCCATCGCCTCGTACTCCGCCATTCCCAACTTGTTATACAAGTCGGCCGTGTTACGGTTACGGTCTTCGGCTCGCTGCCAGAACTCGCGAGGATCATCTCCCGGGTAAGCCGGTCCGTTATTCTGTGAACCGTGTCGGTAAATCGCTTGTCGTTTGATGGATAATTCCGACGGGCTTACCGGCACCGCCATATCCACCTTCTCGATCTCCCATTCCAACCAAGCCCCGCGATACAACCACACGTAACAATCCTTGAACCAGTCATCCTCACACACGACGTCAAAAGCCTGCATGATCGCATCCAGACAAACACTATGCGTTCCGTGCGGATCGGCCAAGTCTCCGGCAGCATAAATCTGGTGAGGTTTCACCTCCCGCAACAGATTCACGATAATATCTATATCTTCTTTTCCCAACGGGTTCTTTTTCACGGAACCCGTTTCATAGAAAGGCAAATTCAAAAAATGTACTCTCTCCGAGGGGATACCCATAAACCGACAAGCGGCCAAAGCCTCTGCCGCCCGCAAGGCCGTCTTGAACTTCAACACCTCTTTAGGTTCACTTCCCTCCGGTTTCAGATTCCGAATCGTCTCCTTCACCTGCTTGTACCCCTCGCCGGACACTCCCATATTTTGGGCGAACAAGTCAGCAATATCCATCATCTCGTACAAGTAATCATCAAACACGGCAATGTTCCCAGATGTTTGATAAACCGCATGCACCTCATGCCCCTGTTCCACCAAACGGGCCTCCGTTCCTCCCATCGAGATCACGTCATCATCCGGATGCGGGCTGAAAATCAACACCCGTTTCGGGTAAGGATGCGCTCTCTCCGGACGGGTTGAATCATCCGCGTTAGGTTTCCCTCCCGGCCACCCGGAAATGGTGTGCTGCATATCATTAAACACGGCAATATTCACCTTGTTTGCAGAACCGAACTTCTCGATCAGATCGCTCAAACCGTTATCTTGATAATCTTTATCTTCGACTTTCAAAATGGGCTTTTTCAACTTCTGGCACAACCGGATCACCGCTTTACGAATCAGCTTATCATCCCAATTCACCTTGCTCACCAACCACGGGTAATCCGCCCGGGTCAATTCGCTAGCCGCACTCTCATCAATAATAAATTGCACGTTAGAATGCATCTGCAAGAAAGTTGCCGGAACCGAATCTGACACCCGTCCTTCCACGGTAGCCTTGATAATCGGGGCCTTTTTCTCTCCCCACGCCATCAGAATCACTCTCCGGGCCTGCATAATCGTCCCGACTCCCATCGTGATCGCTTTCGTGGGTACCAGATTCCTACTTCCGAAATCCTTTATCGCGTCTTTTATCGTCAAGTCATTCAAGAACACCTTCCGGGTCTGGGACGTGATAAAAGACCCCGGCTCGTTAAAACCGATATGTCCCGTACGTCCGATGCCCAATATCTGGAGGTCAATTCCCCCGGCAGCATCGATCGCCTTCTCGTAATCCCGACAGAATTTATCTATTTCATCCCCTTCCAGCGTTCCGTCCGGGATATGAATATTCTTCGGGTCAATATCTATATGATCAAACAAATGGTGGTGCATGAAATAATGGTAGCTCTGCTCCGACTCTTTCGGCATCGGCAGATACTCGTCCAAATTGAACGTAACCACATTACGGAAAGAAACGCCTTCTTCCCGGTGCATCCTCACCAGCTCTTGATACAACTTGATCGGGGAAACCCCGGTCGCCAAACCTAAAACGCACTTTTCACTGCTAGCCGCTTTCGTTTGTACCAAATCCACAATCTCACGGGCAACGGCCTTCACAGCCTCGTCCGCTGTTTCATAAATCTGAACAGGAATCTTCTCGAACCTGTTGGCTCCCTCGCCCTTAGCGATGTAGTTTTTAGTAATCATCATATCTTTATCTTTAATTTTTTCCTTGTTAATAAAGCGAGTACCCACATTCAGAATCATCATACAAATGTTCCATGACCATCATCAACGTACCCAATATCGCCGAATAAACACCCAGATTACTCATCTTCAACTCGCAATGTCCTCGCATACGAGCCAAAGCGTACTTATTTATCGCCTGTTGAACCGGAACCAGCATCAAATCGCCCGCTTGCACGATCTCCCCACCGATGACTACCATGTCCGGGTTAAACAAATGTACCATCGTGGCTATTCCCTCTCCCAACTTCTCTCCCGCACGATGCAAGAGGTCGATAGCCGAAATATCATCTTTCCGGGCCGCCTCGATAATCTCTTGTAACGGCTTACCAGCCACCTTCTCTATAGCCCGTCCCGAAGACACGGTTTCCAAGCAACCGATCTTTCCGCAATGACATGGAGCCTCCAGCCCTGAAATACGGATATGCCCGAACTCTCCCGCCATGCCAATTCCCCCGCGATATAATTTCGAGTTCAGGATCATCCCCAAACCGATACACTCGTTCACGCTAATACACAAAACGTTATTCACGTCTTTGGCTACCCCGAACGTGTGTTCCGCCATGGCCATCACGTTAGAATCGTTATCAATAAATACCGGGATTTTCAGCATTTCCTCCAAAATACTCTTTATCCCCGGTTGTTCATACGTCAAATAAGTATATGAAGTTCCCTCCCGATCGATCAATCCCGGAAGAGCGAAACCCGCCATCTTGATCTTTGCCCGATCCACATTCAAACGCCCGATCGTCTCGTCAATCTTCTCCCGCACGTAACGGAGAGTCGCCTCATCATCCTGCTCTTCCAAAATCGAGGGATATTCCAGAATACCCTCAATCGGCTCATTCTTCAAATTAAAGATAGCCACCCGCAGGTACTCCCGACCAATATCCACTCCTAATATATACGCAGCATCCGGATTTAATGAAAACACGTGAGGACGTTTACCCCCGATCGAATTTCCGCATCCCCGGTCAATCACCCATCCCTCTTCTATCAACTCTTCGATCATGCGACTAACCGTCGGCGTGGTCACGTTTGTCAGGCGACAAATCTCAGGCTTGGACAACTCTCCCATCCGGTAAAGGAAACCGATAATTGCTTTCTTCTGCAAGTACCGTTTCTCTTTCAATCCCGGTAGCGAACCTTTATTTATGGTATTCGAGTCATTCATAGCTCTCCGTTTTTCAAAAAGAATCGTGTTTATTTCATCACAAATA
The window above is part of the Butyricimonas paravirosa genome. Proteins encoded here:
- a CDS encoding DUF2721 domain-containing protein yields the protein MEELTLTTPSILFSAISLIMLAYTNRFLAYAQVIRNLKGEHENRPSAMTKLQLDNLRKRLYMARSMQIYGVISLLLCVVCTFFIYIGLQTLAVYTFGVALLLLVISLGISVKEILISVKALEFRLDNVTPEEEKK
- a CDS encoding patatin family protein — its product is MILDAHTGLVLEGGGMRGVFTAGALDFLMDKKVYFPYTIGVSAGACNGLSYASRQRGRAKTCNIDLLDKYHYIGFRYFFTKRSIMDFDLIFDEFPTRIIPYDYDTYFASPERFVMVTSNCRTGEANYFEEKHDPVRLLNICRASCSLPFVCPISYVDEEPMLDGGICDAIPIRKAIADGFDRNVVILTRNKGYRKDEKEKSLPWFMYRKYPALRESLRIKNKRYNETLDFLEQLEREKKVILIRPEKPLEVDRIEQDVTKLTDLYNQGYECARKVFSI
- the zwf gene encoding glucose-6-phosphate dehydrogenase, whose amino-acid sequence is MNRPEDQVLVIFGASGDLTKRMLMPSLYELHVRQMLPERFVILGTSRKSMSDDEFRLSIRSMLQELKGDKGLNGEEVDRFLQKVYYQPFDPVEGADELGERVMFLMEENAIPMRVVYYLATPPNSQQAITKYIGRSCLFGVKERGGWHRIVVEKPFGTSLETAKELDQSLLQVFCEQEIYRIDHFLGKETVQNILVLRFANEIFESLWNRNYVDYVEIYALESLGIENRGKYYETTGALRDMVQNHLMQLLAFVAMESPATMEPEVIRDETVKVLRSLRQWKGEDIPRNVVRAQYVAGESKGQPVVGYLQEKDVAPNSDMETYVALKVFIDNWRWSHVPFYIYTGKRLKNKRSGVVIHFKSTPHKLFQGQCEGSSCNQLIIRMTPDEGVMLKFGLKMPGGGFTVKQVGMDFLYASLCNNYLPGAYERLLLDAMQGDSMLYTRDDALEASWKFIDPIVNYWREHPGEHLRTYTAGSEGPDLSDVWDVAPPVSKEDKNVCWL
- the gnd gene encoding decarboxylating NADP(+)-dependent phosphogluconate dehydrogenase translates to MEISDIGLIGLAVMGENLALNLESKGYTVSVYNRVHPDRESVVTRFVEGRGKGKRFHGTYTIEEFVESIRLPRKIMLMVKAGDPVDELIGQLLPWLSPGDVIIDGGNSDYHDTERRVKMLEEKGLYFIGAGISGGEEGALNGPSIMPGGSVTAWPLVKDILQSIAAKLEDGSPCCEWIGPGGAGHYVKMVHNGIEYGDMELIAEAYSMLKKRTGLDNDGLGDIFELWNRGELNSFLIEITSHILHYKEENGDYLLDHILDVAGQKGTGKWSVMAALDEGDPLTLVSEAVFARFMSSLVNERERASVQYPSGKVGDMEACITLNTSGIEAVRDALYAAKLISYAQGFSLMRRASERNGWNLDYGTIAKIWRKGCIIRSVFLERITQAFTKSPGLQNLLFDAFFHERMENALPALRGVVVDCVFNGIAAPCFFSALSYFDGLRNFTSAANLIQAQRDYFGAHTYERTDAERGKFFHTDWTGKGGKTVSGTYNV
- a CDS encoding PLP-dependent cysteine synthase family protein, which encodes MVKKNILETIGHTPMVRINRLGQNPNVNIFAKLEGFNPTGSIKDRIALQMIEQAEREGRLIPGKTIIEPTSGNTGIGLAIIGIVKGYPVEIVMSEAVSVERRKIIRSYGGKVILTPAAEGTDGAIRKAHQLVEENPGKYFMPDQFSNAGNYQAHYENTAIEIWQQMEGEIDYLVSALGTSGTIMGISRFLKRCKPDIKVVSAHPVKGHYIQGLKNMEEAIVPAIYDPSRIDIQVMVESEEAIAMAREIIVWEGIFAGMSSGAAMVAALKTAEQIDAGNIVVIFPDRAEKYLSTSMFGNLVDY
- a CDS encoding ABC-F family ATP-binding cassette domain-containing protein; this encodes MISVDGLTVEFGDRALFKDISFVINDKDRIALMGKNGAGKSTLLKILAGERQASRGNISYPKETVIAYLPQHLMTHNERTVFDETAQAFAHLFEMEKEIERLNQQLTERTDYDSPEYYKLIEDVSALSEKFYSIDSTHYEADVEKVLLGLGFQREDFNRPTADFSGGWRMRIELAKMLLKNPDVLLLDEPTNHLDIDSIQWLEDFLVNNGKAVVVISHDRTFVDNITTRTIEVTMGRIYDYKVNYSQYLVLRQERRIQQQKAYDEQQKMIAETKEFIERFKGTYSKTLQVQSRVKMLEKLEILEVDEEDTSALRLKFPPAPNSGKYPVIAEELTKDYDGHIVFQDAHFTIEKGEKVAFVGRNGEGKSTLVKCIMGEIPYTGKLTLGYNVKIGYFAQNQASLMDESLTVFQTIDDVTPMELKHKIKDMLGAFMFSGDDIDKKVKVLSGGERTRLAMIKLLLSPVNLLILDEPTNHLDLRTKDILKNALKEFDGTLIVVSHDRDFLTGLVHKVYEFGNKKVKEHLEDIQGFLRKKKMENLREIERKS
- the nagB gene encoding glucosamine-6-phosphate deaminase → MITKNYIAKGEGANRFEKIPVQIYETADEAVKAVAREIVDLVQTKAASSEKCVLGLATGVSPIKLYQELVRMHREEGVSFRNVVTFNLDEYLPMPKESEQSYHYFMHHHLFDHIDIDPKNIHIPDGTLEGDEIDKFCRDYEKAIDAAGGIDLQILGIGRTGHIGFNEPGSFITSQTRKVFLNDLTIKDAIKDFGSRNLVPTKAITMGVGTIMQARRVILMAWGEKKAPIIKATVEGRVSDSVPATFLQMHSNVQFIIDESAASELTRADYPWLVSKVNWDDKLIRKAVIRLCQKLKKPILKVEDKDYQDNGLSDLIEKFGSANKVNIAVFNDMQHTISGWPGGKPNADDSTRPERAHPYPKRVLIFSPHPDDDVISMGGTEARLVEQGHEVHAVYQTSGNIAVFDDYLYEMMDIADLFAQNMGVSGEGYKQVKETIRNLKPEGSEPKEVLKFKTALRAAEALAACRFMGIPSERVHFLNLPFYETGSVKKNPLGKEDIDIIVNLLREVKPHQIYAAGDLADPHGTHSVCLDAIMQAFDVVCEDDWFKDCYVWLYRGAWLEWEIEKVDMAVPVSPSELSIKRQAIYRHGSQNNGPAYPGDDPREFWQRAEDRNRNTADLYNKLGMAEYEAMEVFVRYKHRK
- a CDS encoding ROK family transcriptional regulator; the protein is MNDSNTINKGSLPGLKEKRYLQKKAIIGFLYRMGELSKPEICRLTNVTTPTVSRMIEELIEEGWVIDRGCGNSIGGKRPHVFSLNPDAAYILGVDIGREYLRVAIFNLKNEPIEGILEYPSILEEQDDEATLRYVREKIDETIGRLNVDRAKIKMAGFALPGLIDREGTSYTYLTYEQPGIKSILEEMLKIPVFIDNDSNVMAMAEHTFGVAKDVNNVLCISVNECIGLGMILNSKLYRGGIGMAGEFGHIRISGLEAPCHCGKIGCLETVSSGRAIEKVAGKPLQEIIEAARKDDISAIDLLHRAGEKLGEGIATMVHLFNPDMVVIGGEIVQAGDLMLVPVQQAINKYALARMRGHCELKMSNLGVYSAILGTLMMVMEHLYDDSECGYSLY